The sequence AGAAGGGCACACAGACGCAAGCGGAAAAGCGGAAGTAAATCAAGAGTTGTCTGAGAAAAGAGCAAAGAGCGTGAGAGAAGAGTTTGTAAAAGAAGGAATAGAAGAAAGCAAAGTGAGAATAATAGGATTTGGACACAGAATGTCGGTGGACACAAACGAAACCGCCGCAGGAAGAGCCAACAACAGAAGAGTAGAAATATTTGTAGAATAACAAAAACGGCAAAGTGAAAAGTGACACGAAGTGTCATCCCGGAATGTCTTAATCCGGGATCCATGTTTGCTAAATATTATACGTGTTCATTATTTAACGGTAAAGTGAAAAGTGAAAATAACAACAAAGACGAAACGGCAATTGCAAATTAGCAAATAACGACAAAGATAAAACGGCAGATCCCGATTTAAATCCGGAATCTGCCGTTTCTTTTTGTTTGTAATTGCCGTTTCTTACCCTCGTACCATCTCAACTTCCCACCCTCTATTTTCGCTTTTTTGCCTTTTCGGGTGTAAAAGTAGTAAAATAGGATAAATCTTGCCTTAAAAGGAACTTATGAATATTTACATGCTGTTAATTGTTTCATTTATTTTTCTCATCTATGTTCTGCAGTCTGTTGCAGATATTTTAAACGTCAGAAACATATCTGCAAAAATTCCTAAAGAGTTTACCGGATACTTTAATAAAGACAGCTATGCCAAATCTCAAAAATATCTTAAAACAAAAACTAAGTTTTCTTTGCTGCAAGCTTCGTTTTTTACCGTTGTTGAGATAGTTTTTATATTTGCCGGCGGTTTTAATTTTGCAGATTTATTAGCGCGTTCTTTTGGTTTTGGGGAAATTGTTACGGGCTTAATATTTTTCGGACTTTTATTTTTTGCTCTTGAAATTTTAAAAATTCCGTTTGGCGCTTACGATACTTTTGTAATAGAAGAAAAATTCGGATTTAATAAAACCAAAGCGGTTACTTTTATTGCGGATTTAATTAAAAACTGGGTTATAAGCGCGGTAATTTTAGGCGCAATTTTTATTGTTGTCTTGTGGTTTTTTACGGAGTTTGGAAAGTTTGCGTGGATTTATTCCTTTGCGGCTGTCGCCGTAATAGAGATGTTTTTTGCGTTTGTTTACCCAGTTGTAATAATGCCGTTGTTTAATAAATTTACTCCTTTGAAAAACGGAAAACTTAAAACCTCCGTTGAAAAATACGCGGCGAAAGAAAATTTTAAAATGAAAGGTCTTTTTACTATGGACAATTCGAAACGTTCCACAAAATCTAACGCTTTTTTTACCGGTTTCGGACGTTTTCGCAGAATAGTTTTATTTGATACTCTCATAAAAAAACATACGGTTGAAGAGCTTACAAGCGTGCTGGCTCACGAAATGGGGCATTTTAAATTGGGGCATATAAAGAAAGATTTAATATACGGATTTATTTCTATGGCGTTTATGTTTTTTTTGCTTTCTGTTTTTATAAATTCGCCGTGGCTTTTTGAAGCTTTTAAAATGCAAACCGCGTCTGTTTACGCGGGCGTTGTGTTTTTCGGATTTTTATATATTCCGATATCTTTTATTATAGGTATTATCTCAAGCGCAATTTCCAGAAAGCATGAATACGAAGCTGACGCCTATGCCGTTAAAACTTATAAAAAGCCAAAAGCCATGATTGACGCTCTTAAAAAATTATCTGTGGATAACCTCTCAAATTTGTATCCTCATAAATTTAAAGTGTTTTTGGAGTATTCTCACCCTCCTACGCTTGAAAGAATTGAGGCTATAAAGAAAATAAAAATTACGGAGAAAAAATGAAAAAAATCCTGACAGCTTTTATTGCGGTTGTAATTTTTGTATGCACGGCTTGGGCAAGACAATATTTTGAAACCTATTCTCAAAGCAGCAATCCTCTTTTTTATTTTGATATTGCCGATGCAGGAGATATGTTTTATGCAGGCAACGGATCTTTTGCGGACAGGGACGAGTTTTCAGCATGGACTCTTGGCGCGCGTCATATTTCCGTAATAGAAGATGCGGCGGGTTACTGGTCGTGGCTGTTTGGAAGTTTGCCTGTAAATTCTAATGCCGTAACAGTTTCTATCGGCACGTACTTAATACAAAATGCCGATGCAATATCAACCATGGGCGCAAACGGCGGAGGCAAAACAACTTTGCTTGCCGCAATAATAGATAATGAATTTAGAGATTACTACAATACCGGTTTTGACGGAGGAGTAAAAGCTTACGGACAAATAAGAGTAGGTTTTGTCTCAGCTCCAAACATAGGGTATATGGGGAAACTTAAACTTTTGCCTGATAACGGAGCTTCGGCGCATATGTCAAGCGTAATTTTGCACGAACTTGGACACGCTCTTGGCATATCAAGCGATAAACTCTATTCCGGCAGCGATATGTTTTTTGCGGAGTATTCTTCCGGAACCGGAGCGCTTTCTCTTATGGATAATCACATTTACGACTCTACCGGAACAAAAGCGCAGATAGGAATGCAGATAATTTCAACCGCTGTTTACACAAGCGGCGCGTTTAATATAATACCGGTCGGCGACGCTTCTCTTGACGACCCGTCCGTAGGAGGATACGCTTTTTTTCAGGGGACAAACGTAAACGAAGTTATAGATCCGGACGATATGCACGACTACAACGATCTATATTTTGCCTTCAATAATCCTAATAAAATTTTTGGAATTCCGCTGCTTGGTTTACGCGACGGCGCGGGAAACGCTTTTAGTCATACGGAACTTCGCAACAGCATGATGAGCCACCAGCAATACCGTAACTGGAGCACGTATATGGAAGCGGAACTTGCTCTTTTACAGGACATAGGCATTAATCTTGACAGAAAAAATTTTTACGGATATTCAATATACGCAGACAATGGTTTTTACGCAATTCCTTTGAATTTAACTTATAGCGCAAGAAATTCTACCGGCGGTTATATTTCCGGGGAGTATAACTTTACGCCATACGCCGTAGGGCTGCATGTTTACGGAAGCTCAAACGCTTTTTTAACAATGACAAACGCAAGTATTTTAACGGAAGGTTTTTCTTCGGTTGGAATACGCGTGGACGGCGAGTGGAACTCTGTAAATATAGACGCCAATTCAATAGTTTCCGCTAACGGGGAATACGGCGCCGGCATTTTGGTAAGTTACGGCAAAAATCATAAAATATTCAGTTCGGGAACGGTTACGGCTTTAGGCGCAAACGGAATTGCCGCGCGTTTTGATTTCGGAGATAATATTCTTGGAAATTCCGTTGAATACAGAGGTTCGTTTATCAGAGGAAATACCGATGCTTACGGCGAGTGGGCGGCGGATAAAACTCTTTTGCCGGAGATTGACGGCGCGCTTGTAAATGCGTTTGCCGTTAGCGGCGCTCTTAAAGGAAATAAAGCCGCAATTTATATTTCAAAAAATGCTTTTGTAGGGAAAATATTTATATTAAAAGGCGCAGAGCTTTCCGGCGATATAATTTCAGACTGGGATAAAAATGCGAATTTTATACAGAATGCAACCCCAAATGCGCTTGTAACCGACCTTACTTTCGGGCTTTTGCTTGACAATGACGAAAATGCTTTTCCCGACATGTCTTTTAATATGTCTTACAGCGGAAATATTGCTGCAAAAAAATCTTTAAACGTTTCGCATTTTGCGGGAAATCTTACTTTTGACGGAAAAATGACGGGGCTTAATCAGTTTTACGTTGGCGATAACGCTTCTTTTAATGTAGTCTCTTACTACGATTCGCCTGCGGTTATTGAAGCGGATAAAGTTATTTTTTCACCCGATGCCGTTTTAAATGTAAACGTTCAAAATTCTTTTGCGTATAAACTTAAAGCGCCGTTGCTTTTATTTGCCTCTCCGAACGTTACGTTGAATTCTTCGGATAATGTTTTTTTTAACGGAACGCTTAATACTCAGTCCGGTTTTTACGATAATTTAGACTCTCATTTTGCAATTGAAAACACTTCGGAAGGTTATGCTTTAAATGTTGTGTTTACGCCCACGGACGCAACGACGCTTTCCGCAGAAAGAACCGCCGCAAGCGCCGTCGGCGCGCCTTTGGCTGTTGCGGTAAACTCAAACGATTCAAATTCTATTTTTTCCGCGGCGTCTTTAGCGTTGAAAAATTTAGCGGGTGATTGGAACGTATGGTTTGCGCCTTCGTATAATTTTGCAAATTCAAACGACAGCGTAAATTATTCAATAAACTCTTTTTCATTGTCGGCGGGGCTTGATAAAAAGATTTCAAATTCTTTTGTTTTGGGAACGGGTTTAAGTTTTGCGCGTCCCGAGTATAAGTCGGACGCTGCAAATGTTCAAACTTCGGCTTTTTCCGCTTTTGTCTATGCGGGCGCAAATGTTTTTGAAAAGCTTGAAATAAATCTTTTCGCAAGCGGAACCGGAAATATTTATTCCCAAACAAGATGCGTCGGTGCGCAGAAATACGAAAGCGATTATAACGGCTCTGCGTATGATTTCGGCGTTAAAGTAAACCGCAGTTTTAAAGCGTCGGAAAAAATAACTTTAACTCCTTTTGCGTCTTACGAATATCTTGTTTTAAATGTTGCAGAATACAAAGAATCAAACGGAACTTACGCTTTAAAGTTTGACGATTCGTCTGAAAAAACATCAAGATTAAATACCGGAGCGCAGGCAGGTTTTGTAATTTCAAAAATTTTAACTTTAGACGCTAAAGTTTATTATTCGGGACTTTTCGGCGACACTAAAGCGCAAACTCTTGTCAGCTTTATCGGCGACGAAAGCGTTTCAAACCTTACAACTTCAAACGCTTTAGATAAACATTCGCTTGGGGCAGGTTTAAAACTTTGGGCGCCTGTCGCGCAAAATTCAAAAATATCTTTCGGATATAATTTACTTATCGGCGAAAATACCGATAACCACAGAATTGATTTGAATTTTGTTTTAGGCATATAAAGGAGAAGGGAATGGATAAACTTCTTAAAGATTTATTGTTGTCCGACGGAGTTTCCGGATACGAAGAAAACGTTGCAAAAATTATGAAGGGCGCGCTTTCCAAAGTTGCGGATTTTGTTGAAACCGACAATTTCGGAAACGTGATAGCAAAAAAGGGGAAAGGCAAAAAGAAAATAATGATTGCCGCCCACATGGACGAAATCGGATTAGTCGTAAAACACATAAGTTCAAACGGTTTTATTTATTTTGTTAAAGTCGGCGCAATAAACGATTCTATTTTGCCCGGCATAGTTGTGGAAATTGTCAACAAAAAAGGCGAACATATAAAAGGCGTGCTGGGCACAAAACCGCCGCATTTAATGAGCGCGGAAGAAGCAAAAAAACCTGTAAAATTTGACAGCATGTTTATAGACATAGGTCTTGGTTCAAGAAAAGAGGTTGAAAAAGTTGTTGAAATAGGCGACCAGATAATTTTTGAACCGAACGCCGGCGTGTTAAACGGAGATATTTATTACGGCAAGGCCGCAGACAACAGAATAAGCTGTTACGCAATGGTGAAAGTTTTAGAAAAACTCCCAAAAAATTTAGACGCTGAAGTTTACGCGTGCGCCACGGCGCAGGAAGAAGTAGGTTTAAAAGGCGGCAAAACATCGTCATTTAAAGTAAATCCGGATTTTGCTTTGGTAATAGATACAACGGTAGCCGGCGATATGCCCGGAATTGAAGAAAAAGTTTCGGCGCTAAAACTCGGCGCGGGCGTTGCCCTGACATTTTTGGAAGCTTCCGGCAGAGGCACAATTGTTCCTCAAAAAGTCAGACAGCTTATGCTTGAGGCGGCAAAGAAAAATAAAATTGCGCATCAAATAGATATAATAGACGGCGGAATGACCGACGGCGCCATAATTTATACAAACCGAGAAGGAATTCTAACCGGAATTTTAAGCATACCTACAAGATATATCCATGCGCCAACGTCGGTATTTAACATAAAAGATGTTGAAAGCGCCGTAGATTTAGCCGTTGAAACAATTAAAAAAGCGGCTAAAGAAATTTAGAAAGGCAAAGTGGGAAGTTAAAAGCGGAATTAACGGTACAAAACAATTTGTTGTTGTTCTTTTTAGCTTTTAAATTTACGCTTTACATTCTGAGGTAATCAGTGTTAAATTTTGCAATACTTGCAAGCGGTTCAAGCGGCAACTGTTCGGTTCTTTGGAACGAAAAAGCCGCGGTTCTTATAGATTGCGGAGTCAGCGCTAAATATATAGAGCAAACTCTTTCTTTTTTGGGGCTTAAGTCTAAAGATTTATCTGCCGCTGTTATAACGCACGCGCATATAGATCACATAAGCGCATCCGGCTTAAACTTTCTTATAAAAAATAATATCCCGCTTTATTCCTGCGAAGATGTTTTAAGCGATATATTTGAAAAATATCCGGATAAAGCCGAAAATTGCAATGCCCGCAAAAGAAACGACGGTTTTAAAATAGAAGATATTAATGTTGAAAGTTTTAGTCTGTATCATAGAGATTCCAAAATTTCCGCTACTCTCGGCTTTACTTTTTCATCGGAAGTTGCGGGAAGAAAATATAAAATAGGCTATGTCACAGATACGGGAAAAGTTTGTAAAAATATAATTAAAAGCCTTGCCGACAGCAATATACTTGTTATAGAATCCAATTACGATGAAGAGATGCTTAGCTCAAGTTTTCGTCCTTATGAGAATAAAAAATGGGTTTTAAGCGAGTTTGGGCATCTTTCAAACGCTGCCTGCGCGCAGGCAATAGCCGAAATTAAAATTTCATCGCGCGCCAAAGACAGTTTAAAGTATGTGTTTCTTGCGCATTTAAGCAAGCATCACAACTATCCGGAACTTGCGCTTAAAGTTGCAAAAGATTGTCTTTCGGCGCAAAAAATTTCAGGCGTAAACGTTTTTTCCGCCAAAAGAAACGTAAAAAGCCGTACAATAAAGATAGCGTAAGCCTTTAGCTCTTTACAAATTTGCTAAAATAGGGTATAAGATAAACAGATTAACTATTTGAAAAAGCATTATATCAACAGAGGGGGAGATTATGGCAGAAGCAAGATGCATGAAATGTAAGAAACAGGTTGAAGTGAAAAATCCTCAGGATGTAATTATGAAAAACGGTATGAAGGCGCTTTCCGGAGTATGTCCGGATTGCGGAACAAAAGTTTTTAAGATTGTAGGAAAAAAATAAGATAGTTTTAAAAGAGCCGGCGAAAAATAATATTTTCGCCGGCTCTTTTTTTATTTAAATTATAAAAAGATAGCGGGAAAATAAGATATATGTTATACTTACGCCGTTAATACATATATATAAGGTGTAACGCTAATAAAATGAAAAAAATACTCTTCTATCTTACGGTTATGTGTGTTTTTGCCGTAAATGCTTACTCTCAAACGGTGAGTGTTTCAAGCTTTACCTACTTGCAGCAACTTTACCAGTCCGGCGGCTCTCAAGATATAAGTTTAACGTCAAACATATCGTTTGCAGATTGGCTTGGCGCTCCGGGGTTTTCCCTTTCAATGTCGGTTGACGGTCAGTCTTTATACTCTTTTGACGGTGCCGGCGCTTACGGCGGCTTTTACGGCGACCCTATGTCTATGGGAAGTTTTTCATTCAATAATACCGCGCTTAAAAATTTTGTAAGTTCAGGAGCGGTTTCGGTAACGTTCGGCACTTTCAATTCTTCAAACACCTCTTTTAGCAATAACGGCAACGTTTTAACCGGCGGAGCCGTTAGTATAGCCTTATCAAACTCCCAATTAGACGGCAATATAGTTTTCAGTTCAAATTCCGCGGGCGCTTCGGGCGGAGCTTTTGCAGTGGTTGCAAGCGATGTTTTGTTTACGGGAAACTCTTATTTTTACGGCAACACGGCGGCTGTAGATGCCGGCGCGCTGCTTGTAACTTTTGACAGTTACGTTACATTTAACGGAAGTTCAATTTATGAAAACAACGTTTCTACTTCCGCTTCCGGAGACGGTTACGGCGGAGCTGTGGCGGTTTTTGAATCTACCGCTATTTTTTCTTACGCGGAATTTAGTTCAAACCTTGCCGACAGAGGCGGGGCTATAGCCGTTATAGACGGAGATTTGCCCGGCAGCGGTTCTTATGTTTCTTTCGGCGACGTAATTTTTAACGGCAATACGGCCACGTCCATAGGCGGCGCGGTATATGCCGACGGGTCGGTAATAGATTTTAACGGCGATGCGCTGTTTCAAGATAACAATGCTCAGTCCGGCGGAGCCGTGCGCGCCGATATTTCCGTTGTAAACTTCAACGGCGACTCCGTTGCGTTTTCTTCAAACCACGCAACATATAACCCCGGCGGAGCATTTTACCTTTTCAGATCTACCGTAAATTTTAATTCCGCATATTCTTCTTTTTCTTACAACGCTTCAAATTTTAACGGCGGCGCAATATTTGCAAACTATAAATCTTCAGTCCTTTTTTCTACGGGCGCCGCTCTTTTTGAAGGAAACAGAGCTTCCCTTAACGGCGGCGCTGTTTACGCGCTTTCTTCAAATGTAGAATTTCAAAATGTAAGTTTTATAAATAACACGGCGCAGAGCGGTTTGGGCGGAGCCGTTTATATAGCGGGTACCGCCGCAAGCGTTGCCACGGCAACGTTTAGAACTTCCGTTCAAGGCTTAAGTTCTTCTACGGTTTTTAGCGGAAACGCCGCAGGCTCGTCGGGTAACGGAATGTATATAGGCGATTATTCAAAAGTTTATTTTATAACGGATTCGGGCGCAAGCGTGGAGATGTATGATAACATAGCTTCCGGCGCAGGCGTAACCGGTTCAAAAATTTATATTTCCGGCGCGGGATATTTTAACCTTTACGCAAACTCGCTTTCAAATAAAGCGGATGTTGAATTATCCGGAAATCTTAATTTTAAAAACGGAGCAGCTCTCGGCGCGGGAATGCTTACGATTAATCCGGGTTCTTTTATAGACATGCTTGACGGCGCGACAAATTCAATAAACGCGGCTTATATCAACAATGCGGGAAGAGTGGATTTAGAAACTTTTGATACGGTAAACGATTCTTTAAACTCTTCCGGCGCTCTTGTTTTAGACGCGGCAAACAGCGTTTTAAATGTAACCATTCAAAATTATACGCCGCAAAAAAGAATATACAAACTTTTCAGTTACGGTTCTCTTGCGGGACAGTTTAACAGCGTAAATATCCTCGGAGTGGCGCTGCTGCCGTCGGATTATCAAATATTATACGGAACCGGTTACGACAGTTTTATCACGCTTATATTAAACGGAGATACGCAGAGCAATTTTAGCGCTATAACGGGGCTTACTTTTAACCAAAGCGAAACGGCGAAAATTTTTGACAATGTTGCGCAAACAGCTTCTGGAGATTTGTTAGATGTAATTTTGGAAGTTCAGCTTTTAAGCAATACCGCCTTGCAGAAAGACGCTTTAGGTCAGAGCGCGGGATATTTTCTTGCAAACGTTTTAAGAAACGCCGCTATAGAATCTTCGCACAAAGACATATACGATAAAATGAACGGTCGCGCAACTTCATCTCTTGTGTCCGGAATATGGGCGCAGGCAATAGGCGGCAACGTTTCCCGCAAAGGCGATGAGAATTCAATAAATGAATTCCGCAGCAACTCTTCCGGCGCAATGATAGGTTATGACAAATTTGATTATAATACAAACGTTGTTTTCGGACTTTTCGGAAAATATAAAAACAGCGATATAAAGCAAGATCCGCAAAATTCTGCCGCGGCAATGAATGCCGGCGCAGGAATTTACGTAGGCTGGATAAGCGAATATGTGGACATTAAAGTTTTGGCTGAAGGCGGTTTTGACAACTATGACACATCAAGATATATTCCGTTTGTAAACAGAACCGCAACGGCAAAATTCAACGGGCTAAACTACGGCGGAAACGTTGAAGCTGCCGCTAAAATTCCGTTAATCGGCAATTTTAAAATAAGACCTTATGCGGGATTTGAAGCTAAAAATTCAAGCTATGAAGATTTTAAAGAAAGCGGCGCGGGAAGTTTAAATTTAAATGTTAAAGGCGGAAACTATTTCAGAAGCGCAGCTCGCGGCGGAATAGGTTTTATTCTTGACAATAAAAATTTTAGTTTCTATGTTCAAGGAGAAGGAAAATATTTAACCTCCGGCGATATCAGCGAAATAGAAAGCGCATTTGACGGCGCAAAATCTTTATCGTTTAAAACGCGCGGATATACGGAAAACAAATTTAGTTACGGCGCGGGCGTTGGCGTGTCGCTTGCGTTTTCTCAATACTTTAGACTATTCGCAAACGGAAATTATTATTCCGGTGCGGATAAATTTGAAGATTTATACGCAAACGCAGGCATAAGAATTGCTTTTGGAGACTCTGCGCCTGTTATTGAAAAAGCGGGCAGCGCAGACGCAAAACCTGCGGAAAAATCTATGCCTTTAACCTCAAACGAACCGCTTGAAACAAGCGAAGTTGCTTATCAGCCGCCTGTGGATGCGCAAAATTATGCTCCTAAAAATCCGCAGCTGCAAGTTCCTGAAACTACGCCTCAAGACGTTAGCGCCGCAGAACAGATTACGGATTTGAATGCCGATACTGCTGCGCCTGAAGACGTTCCTCAAGTTTCTATAGAGAGCGCTTTAGACGCTGTTTCTTCGGATGCGGATAAACTTGCCGCCGACCGGAATCAGCTTCAAAATATTTTGCCGCCAAATGCGGTTCCTGTAACGGATGCGCCGGTTGCGCAGCCTGTTGCCGAGGATGTTCCTGAAGCTGCGGCTGAAGAAGTTCCGTCGGTGCGTCCGTCTATAATTCCTGATAATGCGGTTGCTGTAACTCAAGCGCAGCCTGCGGCTTTTATTGCTGCTGCTGAAGTTTCGGCGCCGGCGCCTGTTGTTGTGGAAGAACCTGTCGCAAAAACTCCGGCTGTAGTTAAACCGGCTGCGGCTCCAAAGAAAGCTGCGGCTGTAAAGCCTGCTGCAAAAAAAGCTAAAACAACTGCGGTGAAATCTAAAGCTGCAGCTAACAATAAGAAAGCCGCAACTGCGGTTAAAAAAGCTGCGCCTAAAAAGGCGGCTGTAGCGGCGGTAAAAAAAGCTCCCGCAAAAAAAGCGGCGGTACAACAAGCTGCGGTAAAAAAGAAATCGGCGGTCAAAACTAAAGTATCTCCGGCAAAAGCGGCTGCAAAAACCGTAAAGCCGGCGGCTAAAAAAGCTCCCGCAAAAAAAGCTTCAGCCAAGAGAGCCGTAAAAAAGAAAATTTAACAATAAAATATAAATAAAAAAAGAGCCGGCTTCTTTTAAGAAGCCGGCTCTTTTTTTATTTTCTATTCTTCGTCGCTTTCATTTTTAGAAGAACGTTTTCTTACTAAGTGGTCTAAAGCCTTTTTTCTCAAACGTATGGAAGTGGGCGTAACTTCTACAAGCTCGTCGGGAGCTATATATTCTACCGCTTGTTCAAGATTCATAATTCTCGCAGGGGTAAGAACTGCCGCGTCGTCGGCGCTTTTGCTTCTCATGTTTGTAAGTTTTTTCTGTTTGCAGGGGTTTACTACCATATCTTTTTCTCTTGAGTTTTGCCCTACAATCATCCCCGCGTAAACTTCAAGCCCTGACCCTACAAAAAGCTGTCCGCTTGTTTGTAAGTTGTCTAAAGCGTAGGCGGTTGTTTTGCCGTGTTCTTTTGCAATAAAAACTCCGTTTGTTCTTAAATCGGAAAGATTTGTTTTTGGAAGGTAATCAAAGAAACTGTGATGCATAATTCCTTCGCCGCGCGTGTTTGTAAGAAACTCGTTTTTAAAACCTATTAAAGCTCTTGCGGGAATTATGTATTCAAGCCTTATTCTGTTTTCGCCTTCGCTTACCATGTTTTCAAGTTTCGCCGCGCGCTTGCCGACAAGTTCAAAAATAACTCCCTGATACTCTGAGTCTATATCAAGGGTAAGGTATTCCATAGGTTCGCAAAGTTTTCCGTTTTTTTCTTTGTAAATTACTTCGGGAGAAGATACGGCAAGCTCAAAACCTTCGCGTCTCATGGTTTCTATTAAAATGGTTAAATGCAATTCGCCTCTTCCTGAAACTTTGAAACGTCCTTCGCCGTCAAGAGGAGTAACTTTCAGCCCTACGTTTGTCTGCGCTTCTTTTTCAAGCCTCTCTTTAAGATGGCGGCTTGTTAAGAATTTTCCTTCGCGTCCGGCAAAAGGGGAATCGTTTACAAGAAAGTCAATTGAAACGGTTGGCTCGTCTATGGAAAGAGGATCAAGCGGCGCTACGTCGTAAATTCCGCAAACCGTGTCGCCTACTTCTACGCCTTCAAGACCTGATATTGCCACAATGTCGCCGGCTTTGCCTTCCTGAACTTCGCGTTTTGCAAGTCCTGCGAATTTATCTATTCTTACGGCTTTTGTAATTTTAGGGTTTGCGACATTTTTTACGTTTACAAGCGCAACCGGCTGACCTTTTCGGACGCTTCCGTTTAAAATTCTGCCTATTCCTATAGCGCCTAAAAAATTGCTGTAATCAAGCATTGTTATCTGCATTTGAAGCGGTTTTTCGGCATTTGCAAACGGCGGCGGAACGTGAGTCATTATGGTTTCAAAAACAGGTTCAATATCCGTTCCTTTTTCTTCCATAACTTTGCTTGCCCAGCCGTCGCGGCCGGAAGCGTAAAGAATAGGGAAATCAAGCTGCTCGTCGGTAGCGCCGAGTTTCATAAATAAATCAAAAACGTCGTCAACAACTTTGCTTGGAGAGGCAAAAGGTTTGTCCATTTTGTTTATTATAACTATCGGGCGAAGCCCCAAAGACAAAGCTTTTCTCAAAACAAATCTTGTCTGCGGCATAGGACCTTCAACCGCGTCCACCATAAGCACTGCGCCGTCAACCATTTTAAGCACGCGTTCAACTTCGCTTCCGAAGTCGGCGTGTCCGGGAGTGTCAACTATATTTATAGTGTTTCCTTTGTAATCTACGGAAGTGCATTTTGCAAGAATGGTAATGCCTCTTTCTCTTTCAAGAGGATTTGAATCTAAAACCATATCCTGCGCGGCGTCGCTTTTTACTTTAAACTGACCTGAAAATTTTAACAGAGAGTCAACAACGGTTGTTTTGCCGTGGTCAACGTGGGCGATAATTGCAATGTTTCTGACGTCGTTTCTTTTCATAAATCCATTAAAAAACCGACCCGAATAAGGGGTCGTATTTTCTTATCCTTTTTTTAGAGTTCGCTTATTATAATATATATTGTGTTTTTTTACAAACAATGCGCGCTTTGCACACGAATAATAGGCGCTTGGATGTAAGCAATGCCGCAACGGCAAAAATACCGAAATTTATTAGCTTTTAAGTTAGTATTTGCCGCACATCTGCTTATCAACTCATCCTCTATTTGCGCTCAAAGCGCGCAACATTGACATTTAAGATACGCTTTTATACAATATATATCTGAAAATACAAGGAGTTTTACATGATAATTTTAACAGGCGGCGCTGGCTTTATAGGCAGCTGTTTTTTATGGAAATTAAACAGTGTCGGTATTAAAGATGTGCTTGTTGTTGACCACCTCAATGAAACCGAAAAGTGGAAGAATCTTGTAGGAAAAAAATATTACGATTACATGCAGAAGGAAGATTTT is a genomic window of Endomicrobium proavitum containing:
- a CDS encoding DUF5679 domain-containing protein, giving the protein MAEARCMKCKKQVEVKNPQDVIMKNGMKALSGVCPDCGTKVFKIVGKK
- a CDS encoding MBL fold metallo-hydrolase, whose protein sequence is MLNFAILASGSSGNCSVLWNEKAAVLIDCGVSAKYIEQTLSFLGLKSKDLSAAVITHAHIDHISASGLNFLIKNNIPLYSCEDVLSDIFEKYPDKAENCNARKRNDGFKIEDINVESFSLYHRDSKISATLGFTFSSEVAGRKYKIGYVTDTGKVCKNIIKSLADSNILVIESNYDEEMLSSSFRPYENKKWVLSEFGHLSNAACAQAIAEIKISSRAKDSLKYVFLAHLSKHHNYPELALKVAKDCLSAQKISGVNVFSAKRNVKSRTIKIA
- a CDS encoding autotransporter domain-containing protein, with protein sequence MKKILTAFIAVVIFVCTAWARQYFETYSQSSNPLFYFDIADAGDMFYAGNGSFADRDEFSAWTLGARHISVIEDAAGYWSWLFGSLPVNSNAVTVSIGTYLIQNADAISTMGANGGGKTTLLAAIIDNEFRDYYNTGFDGGVKAYGQIRVGFVSAPNIGYMGKLKLLPDNGASAHMSSVILHELGHALGISSDKLYSGSDMFFAEYSSGTGALSLMDNHIYDSTGTKAQIGMQIISTAVYTSGAFNIIPVGDASLDDPSVGGYAFFQGTNVNEVIDPDDMHDYNDLYFAFNNPNKIFGIPLLGLRDGAGNAFSHTELRNSMMSHQQYRNWSTYMEAELALLQDIGINLDRKNFYGYSIYADNGFYAIPLNLTYSARNSTGGYISGEYNFTPYAVGLHVYGSSNAFLTMTNASILTEGFSSVGIRVDGEWNSVNIDANSIVSANGEYGAGILVSYGKNHKIFSSGTVTALGANGIAARFDFGDNILGNSVEYRGSFIRGNTDAYGEWAADKTLLPEIDGALVNAFAVSGALKGNKAAIYISKNAFVGKIFILKGAELSGDIISDWDKNANFIQNATPNALVTDLTFGLLLDNDENAFPDMSFNMSYSGNIAAKKSLNVSHFAGNLTFDGKMTGLNQFYVGDNASFNVVSYYDSPAVIEADKVIFSPDAVLNVNVQNSFAYKLKAPLLLFASPNVTLNSSDNVFFNGTLNTQSGFYDNLDSHFAIENTSEGYALNVVFTPTDATTLSAERTAASAVGAPLAVAVNSNDSNSIFSAASLALKNLAGDWNVWFAPSYNFANSNDSVNYSINSFSLSAGLDKKISNSFVLGTGLSFARPEYKSDAANVQTSAFSAFVYAGANVFEKLEINLFASGTGNIYSQTRCVGAQKYESDYNGSAYDFGVKVNRSFKASEKITLTPFASYEYLVLNVAEYKESNGTYALKFDDSSEKTSRLNTGAQAGFVISKILTLDAKVYYSGLFGDTKAQTLVSFIGDESVSNLTTSNALDKHSLGAGLKLWAPVAQNSKISFGYNLLIGENTDNHRIDLNFVLGI
- a CDS encoding M42 family metallopeptidase; its protein translation is MDKLLKDLLLSDGVSGYEENVAKIMKGALSKVADFVETDNFGNVIAKKGKGKKKIMIAAHMDEIGLVVKHISSNGFIYFVKVGAINDSILPGIVVEIVNKKGEHIKGVLGTKPPHLMSAEEAKKPVKFDSMFIDIGLGSRKEVEKVVEIGDQIIFEPNAGVLNGDIYYGKAADNRISCYAMVKVLEKLPKNLDAEVYACATAQEEVGLKGGKTSSFKVNPDFALVIDTTVAGDMPGIEEKVSALKLGAGVALTFLEASGRGTIVPQKVRQLMLEAAKKNKIAHQIDIIDGGMTDGAIIYTNREGILTGILSIPTRYIHAPTSVFNIKDVESAVDLAVETIKKAAKEI
- a CDS encoding M48 family metallopeptidase, with product MNIYMLLIVSFIFLIYVLQSVADILNVRNISAKIPKEFTGYFNKDSYAKSQKYLKTKTKFSLLQASFFTVVEIVFIFAGGFNFADLLARSFGFGEIVTGLIFFGLLFFALEILKIPFGAYDTFVIEEKFGFNKTKAVTFIADLIKNWVISAVILGAIFIVVLWFFTEFGKFAWIYSFAAVAVIEMFFAFVYPVVIMPLFNKFTPLKNGKLKTSVEKYAAKENFKMKGLFTMDNSKRSTKSNAFFTGFGRFRRIVLFDTLIKKHTVEELTSVLAHEMGHFKLGHIKKDLIYGFISMAFMFFLLSVFINSPWLFEAFKMQTASVYAGVVFFGFLYIPISFIIGIISSAISRKHEYEADAYAVKTYKKPKAMIDALKKLSVDNLSNLYPHKFKVFLEYSHPPTLERIEAIKKIKITEKK